GAGTCCGGCCTCTGGGGGCCGTTGGAGAATTCGGGCCCTTGGGGGGGCCCTTCCTGGGTACAGGACGAGGGGGGTGGGTAGGAGGCGGGGACGGGCGTGGCGCTCAGAGGGCCAGCAGGGTCGGGGAGTTGAGGGAGTCTGAGGACTGgtcgccgctgctgctgctcctgcggTGGGCCTTGGAGCAGGACTCGGAGGAGGGCGAGGGGCTCTCGGGCTCCAGCATGCTGGGGTAGGTGAAGATGAGGCTGGCGGCGCTGGGCGTGGAGGCCGGGGTGGAGGCCGCCACCACGGGGGTGTTGAGGCTGTCCCCGTCGGAGCCGTACACGCCCCCCATCCCGCCCAGGCAGATGGGCTTGATGACGGACCGCTGGGGCTCCCGGTCGTCCTCCAGGGGCTCCTGCTTCACCACCACCGGGTTCAGGGAGCTCAGGGCATTTCGGGACACCAGGCCGGAGCGCATGGACAGGGACAGGGGTGTGCACTGCTGGGagtgcgccccctggtggcgtTCATCCGGGGGCAGCTTGCACACGGGGTTGTGGGCCACCAGCATGAACTCCAGCTTGTCCTTCTCCTTCTGCAGCACCTCGATCTCCTTCTGCAGGTCGGCTTTCTCCTCTTCCAGCTTCTCCGTTTCCTGCGCGGACACAGACATCCACGTTTACATTCGCCCATCAGAGCTGCCGCTCCTGCccagaccagggctgcccaaccctgtctCTGCTGCTCTGGAGGTTTTAACTCCAAccgtaacaaagcacacctcattcaagagCTAGTGagctcattgagctgctaattagaagAGTTaggtgtgccagattagggttgaaatgaaaacctacaggacggtaaatctccaggagcagggttgggcagccctgaacTTGAGCAACCTGCATAGCGCACATTTTTAACATACGGTGCATATATAGAGCTGGATATGTATTCAAGCAGCTCAGGTGAAGAACCGGACTCAAGTGTACAACCACAGTGCAATCAGTCTGTTTTGTTGTGTAAGATTTTATCACCTGTTTCACATAGGCATGTCCATTGTGAAACAGAAAGTCTAGTTTGTCACGATATGTAGTATAGAGTAAAAGATATTGGCATTTCACAAACGCCCTGTCATTACAGTGAACACCTATAAAGCTGTGAAATCCCCAAGGACcaatttttacagttttgcgTTGTCACGGAAACCAATTTGTAGCGTTCTGAGCATGAAGGAATTGCTGAGCATGAAATAGTAAGGACTAACTGTCCGCCCTTCCTGTCTGTGCCACAAGGGGGCACTGTGCACCATTGTTCTTTCAGTTAATAGTTCACTGCCGTTCAAACTCAGCAACAGAAGCTGAAATCTAGAAGGcaaaacaacttaaaaaaaaaacatcagtgttgGGAAAAACACAGTTCTGCCCGGGGGGATAACCCAGAAAGTCTCAATAAGCAAGCTACCAGGCatgatgtaatttttttttttccttttttttttttttttctgaaataaacagTTTGTACCGCACGCAGGTGGCCACACCTTTATGCAAACACATCTTGAAACAACGGCAGAAAAACAGCAGGCCGTTTCCACACCTCCCCTGGATGGTGTGACGTAACTTACTGTAGCAGTAGCCTGCCTTTCTAGGTAAATGGATTACAGGGAagagatacaaaaaaaaaacaccctcgCAGGAATTGTTTAATAAAGTCAGACAGGACAAGACGGGGGGTGGAAGGGAGGGGAgcgtgcgggtgggggggggggggcgggggggtggggggtggggtgttgttAGAATAGAGAGATAAGCAACAGTCTGTCTAAGCACActgacctgagagagaaagaatgaggaaAAAGGAAGTGAGGGCAGACAGTTTATGACAAAgaggggagagcgagggagagagaaagaaggaaagagagaattCCCCTCCTTGTTTAACTGTGGCAGCGCCTTATTAGGAAAAACACTGCGGTAAGAGcttgagggggggtggggggggagggtgtatggagggaggaggaggggggggggggggcgcttgaGGTTCACCATCACATAATATCTCCCATTCACCACCGTCTCTCCCCCACAATGCATTCTTCCCCAGGGCTCACGATTGACAGACTGATTGTTACTGTAAGAGAGCTAATTACTTCAATTAGAGCCTTCGCCGTCTGCAGCCTGACGGGAACAGGCTAGCAGACTACAGTCGCTTCtctataaaactgtaaaaaaaaaaatgttttttaaactgtgtggATTGTGCggtggtgagggtgggggtgtgggtggtgagggcggggggggggctccattGGAATGCGCCCTGAGGAGTTAAACTGGACTGCTGGTGTGTGCAAAATTCCCATCCccaaagtcaaataaaaacaaaaagaagccTGGAaagatgtgtgtgggtgtgtgtgtatgtgtgtgtgtgtgcgtgcgtgcgtgtgtgtgtatgttgtgtggtagtaaatgtgtgtgtgtggtagtaaatgtgggcatgtgtgtgtgtgtgtgtgtgtgcggtcataagtgtatgtgtgtgtgtgtatgtgtgtgtgtgttgtgtggaagtaaatgtgtgtgtgtggtagtaaatgtgggcatgtgtgtgtgtgtgtgtgtgtgtggtcataagtgtatgtgtgtgcgtgtgtgtgtgtgtgtgtgcgcgtatgtttgtatgttgtgTGGTATTaaatgttggtgtgtgtgtgtgttagtaaatgtgggtgtgtgtgtgtgtgtgtgtgtgtgtgcagtcataaatgtatgtgtgtctgtgtgtacacacgtttgtgtgcatctgtgtgagtgtacatatgcatgtgtgaggaAGAGAGCATGTGCGTGGACGGTGTGGTGATGACAACGAAACTGATGATGACACATGAGGACCTGCTGCATTCAGCCCCTCCACCGGGGGGCACTGTGGCGGGGGACACTCACCCCCTGCAGCATCTCGGTCAGCTCTCTCCGGCGATTTCGGCACTTGGCTGCGGCCAGCTTGTTCCTCTCGCGCCTCACCCGccgcttctcctcctcctctggagtCAGCTGGGGGCACAGGAAGGAGGGTCCCGTCAGACACAGACCCTCgcgttctctctcacacacacacacacgtactctctctctcacacacacacacacaaacacacacacgtactctctctctcacacacacacacacacacacacacacacacacatactctctctatctctcacacacacacacacacattctctctcacacacacacacacacgtactctctctctcacacacacacacacacattctctctcacacacacacacacacgtactctctctctcacacacacacacacacacacacgtactctcactctctctcacacacacacacacacacacacacatactctctctctctcacacacacacacacacacactcacacacacatgtactctctctctctcacacacacacacacgtactctcactctctctcacacacacacacacacacacgtactctctctctctcacacacacacacacacacactcacacacacacgtactctctctctctcacacacacacacacacacacacacgtactctctctctcacacacacacacacacgtactctcacactcacacacacatacgtactctcactctcacacacacacacgtactctcacactcacacacacatacgtactctctatcacacacacacacacgtactcacacacttacacacacacacacacacacatacactcatgccCACACGCACAGAGGAGCTCTCTCCACGTGCATCAAGGCAAGGATACAATTACTGCACTGTTTCTATAACATCATGCACCCACACTGACATGGAACACCGTGTCCAAAATGCTCCCATTCCTAATGtgaatttttataaataacGGGAGTCAGCAGTGCAGTTTGTTTGGATTTGAGCAGCATATACTGTAAACCATACAGACACAGCAGCGCATATCCCTTTGGCAGTTCCCTCTACACGTTGGCAGCTGCTTGCATGTGTACACCAAGCACTCTACAGCACATTCAGACCTACTGAGACCACGGAAGTCCCCACAAGACCAGGACTGGGCTGGAATTAAACCCTTGAACGCATTGTAGAGGTGACtactgtgcatctgtgtgtgtgtgtgtgtgtgtgtgtgtatggtgtgtgtgtgtgcatgagtgtgtatatgagtgtgtgtgtgtgtgtgggtatgagagagtgtgtgtgtgagagagtgtgcgtgagtatgagagagtgtgtaagtgtgtgagtgtgtgtgtgtgtgtatgagagtgtgtgtgtgagtgtgtgtgtgcgtgtgtataagagagtgtgtaagtgtgtgtgcgtgtgtatgagagagtgtgtaagtgtgtgtgtgcgtgtgtatgagagagtgtgtaagtgtgagtgcgtgtgtatgagagagtgtgtaagtgtgtgagtgtgtgtgcgtgtgtatgagagtgtgtaagtgtgtgagtgtgtgtgcgtgagtatgagagagtgtgtaagtgtgtgagtgtgtgtgcgtgtgtatgagagagtgtgtaagtgtgtgtgaatgtgtgtgcgtgtgtatgagagagtgtgtgagtgtgtgtgtgcatgtgtatgagagagtgtgtaagtgtgtgtgagtgtgtgcgtgtgtatgagagagtgtgtaagtgtgagtgtgtgtgtgcgtgtgtatgagagagtgtgtaagtgtgtgtgagtgtgtgtgtgcatgtgtatgagagagtgtgtaagtgtgtgtgcgtgtgtatgagagagtatgtaagtgtgtgagtgtgcgtgcgtgtgtatgagagtgtgtaagtgtgtgtgcgtgtgtatgagtgtgtaagtgtgtgtgagtgtgtgtgcatgcgtgtgtgtatgagagagtgtgtaagtgtgtgtgagtgtgtgtgcgtgtgtgtgtatgagagtgtgtgagtgtgtgcgtgtgtatgagagagtgtgtaagtgtgtgagtgtgtgtgtgtgtgtatgagagagtgtgtaagtgtgtgagtgtgtgtgtgtgcgtgtgtatgagagagtgtgtaagtgtgtgagtgtgcgtgtgtgtatgaatgagtgtgtaagtgtgtgtgagagtgtgtgtgagtgtgtgtgcgtgtgagtgtgtgtgcgtgtgtgtgtgcatgtgtgtgtgtgtgcgtgtgtgtgagtgtgtgtgtgagtgtatgagagagtgtgtaagtgtgtgagtgtgcgtgtgtgtatgaatgagtgtgtaagtgtgtgtgagagtgtgtgtgtgcgtgtgagtgtgtgtgtgcgtgtgagtgtgcgtgtgtgtgtgcgtgtgtgtgtgcgtgtgtaccttATCAGTACCGACCTGCTCGTCCCTCTTGCGGCGCCCGCGCGCGTCCCCGATGGAGCGTATGACGCCGGGCCGGGCCAGGGCGGTGTGGCCCaggagccccgccccgccggagACCGGCAGGCTGTACGGGTGCGAGCGGGAGTAGGGGTTGGACATGGAGGTGATGACGGTGGGCTGCACCATCCACTGCAGGTCCTGGCTGGTGGTGATGGCGTTTATGGTCGGGATGAAGGCACTGTTGGAGCCGGGCATTTCCACCCTGTATTTCTGCGGAAGAGGCGGGGAGGGTGGGGTCACATGGTGAGTTCATTGCCCccggtacttttttttttcccttcgtGAGGCACCTGCCTTGTTTCTCTGTACATTGCGTGCAACGGAAATTCCAATACCGAAGAAGAACGTTCCGTTAGTCCACACTGGCTTCTTTCCCACCTGGAGTTTGAACCCTGTTCTGTTTGGGAGGGAGAGCGCTGCCCCCTAACCTACTGATCAATATCAGGAGGCTAACCTGATAAACAGTGTTTCTCacggtgtcccccccccccaccgaaaTCTCTCACCCTCGCTAGTTACAACCCTGTGAATCACCTCTATCTAGTTCTGCATGCCGGCCCCCGAGTGGCAGTGTGACACAATCATGGGAAAGgtcaacgccccccccccccccccccgcgcacacacaacacactcacactgaaacTCCCCACCtccacaaacacgcacacaaacacacacacacacaaaaacaccagtGATGTAACGGGTCAAGCAGTCATTCAAAGAGTGCTCCGTGGAAAGACAAGCTTCTTTGGAAAGGCGGACCCTGGAAAAATCAACAAGAACAAGCCCCAGTGCTCAGTAGACCAGTGGGGGTTACTATCAGGCCGGGGCCTTAAATGGATGCCATGAGTCGTGCTGTCCGTGTCGGCTTCGGACGGAAATGTAGATGTTTTCAGCGAAGCCAGGAGTGACATCATTAATGGGCCATTATGACCCATTAGGGCCCTCATAAACTAGGGTGAGACTAGAAGTAACAGTGCTTTGAGGGCAACAGaactgggggggcggggggggggggagcagtgcaGCGATGGATGACGCTCATCAGGATGCGCCATGTTCGCCATCCACCGAGACAACacgctgccacccccccccccccccccccccttttagaGCTATGCTGTCAAAAGGCTTTTATATTGTCGAGTTTGTCTGATGTCAGACAAAGAATTACTTTCGAAGCAACAGGATTTCACAAGAGAGCGAACATTAGACGTGGGCTTTGTGAACCAAGCAACTTCAGGAaatggcatggatccattttgcttttcagaaaATCACTGGTTATTGTCACATGGGAGGAAATAAGATGGCTCTAAAAAAAGAAGGCTGGTAAAGACTCTTGATCTCAAGCACTTTGTTTATCGCCCAAGTGAACAGAAGCAGTAAAGGTGGTTCAGAGTTTATATTGGGTCTGAAAGGTAGTCATACCGCCGCGGAAAACTCCAAAATTGAGCAAGAGGGTCAGAATGTTTACTTTTCCACGGAGCGCTGGAACTATACCGCGACCCGCACTGCGCCCCCCGAAGCACTGCTCGGCAGTCccgttgcattctgggattcTGCACGGCCGGCTTCCTGTATTCTCGTCAGCAGAGGAGACCAGGAACAGAACCCCAGGTTCGACACGTTTGGATGAATGTTACAAGTCGCCACAGATTTAGTAACTGGGATCTAATATGAGCAAGAGACCCACTGAGGAAATATTGTGACATTTAAACACTGGTCGGGAGTTTTCAGTGGCAGGGAACAGTCGCCGAAGTTGAGTACTGTCAGTACTACTGCCTACAACTacaagactctctctctctctctctcactcttctttctctctctccctaaagTTTTGTTCCAATGGAAGAGAACTTGTCTGTGAGAAGAGCCGGCATCACTGCATTGTCTGGTCACGTTCTGTATGCCCAATGCCCTTGGGTATCTCACACAGCATTTGAATAGCCGCTTAAATCATACGCAAATTTACGCGCTGAGTCACGGTATGTTCCGAATGCAACTGAGCCTGAAGTACTCGGTTCCAGTAAAGCGGGGAAACGGGTAATATACTTAGCTatgggaagagggggggggaccCCCGCCAACACATTCCCGGCGCCAAGTAAAGGCAGCAATGAAAATTCCCTGGCATTCGCCTTAGTCGGTCAGGGGAAAAAAGACGGGAAGTTGATCtacagggaggggagggtgttACGGTAAAATGGAGATATCGCCAGTAGGCTGATATGAAACAGGCGGATCACAGAAGAGGAAAGTTTCAACACTGATAAAAACCCAACCTAAGCTATTGTTGTTGgctgataaaataaaactgaacaggTACTTTTACCCCGTACTTTTACAACATGCCTTGGTGGCAATTAGCAGTGTTTGGTCATTCTTCCTACCTCTGATCTGAATTTTTGTGGCTATCCTGAGAGACCGTTAATGTGCAGATGGCTATAGCAGTGAAGTCTGCTTATCTCATTTTCGAGAACATAATGACAGCGCAGCTGTTTGCTGCGCTTTCCTGTGCCTGGTGTttacattgttgttgttgcgcAATGCAATTATTCCCTCCTTTTTTAAACCAACCTCACAACAGACGCGTGTTGTTCCTCAGATTGAATCAACCTGAGAACTGTGCCAAGCCTCGCGACTGAAGGAACTGGACAAAGGGGGTGAGAGCTAGCACGTACTGGGTCGGCATGCGTAGTTTCCCGGTAGTTACCCCCGCAGCTGGGGACATAGCCAGTTGTCCCGACAGACAACGAATCCCTCCGCGTTCGACAGGAGATATAAAACGTCTCTGTTTCCACAGAAGGCGTCCTTGCAAAACGAATACGTGATGCAGACTTCCAGGAACTTTCTGACGCTCCATAAAAACTTCCAAATGAACAAACAGCGTACGTAGTTTAGGAGATTGGCAACAGGGGCATGAgtcaaatcctttttttttttttttctttttttcagattttggcTTCACGGGTGTGAACCGCCTGGGATCAGAATGCCAGGGGGAAAACGCGTGTGGTTTTTGAAAGCAAAGACAAcatatttggaaataaatacacacaccataatttatttattttgccaataTACATCGAGTGAAAGGTCTTGGTGAAATTGTTGTGAATGTATATTCAGGCCCAAACAGTGTCCTAAACAATTTATAGTCGTTACCAAACGGCACTAAACAAACGCGCGTGCCTGGAAACATCTGGGGTACATTTGGAAACGACTTTTAATAGAGTCTTGTTTGTGAAAAAACTAAGGTAGCCAACATTGTTGTTTAAGAAGTGCACTTATACATGTGCACTGCGTGACACCACGGTGACGTTTGAGTCTGAAGATCACCACACTGACGGCATTAACGCTACATTGAGTATAGCCTATCCTTCGGCTGTCGACAGAGAGCGATACATTTCTCAAATTCATAACGTCTGGTTTACGTTTGGTTTACATCTGACACAACATATTGGGTCACCAACATTCCTGCACGGACATTCTACATTCTAAGTGAAGAAATGGTCGTCGGAATTTAACCTTTCCACTCCTTCGATGGAACATGGTTACGTTATGACTTATGACTCCTCCCGTCTACTATTTTATAACTGCACGCGACAGCTTGTACAAGTGTTGCGTGTCATCGTTCAGTGTATGACAGCACGTCACTAAGAGGATGGTCCCAACCTCCGGCAAGGCTGTTTGACAAAAAGGCGCGTGGAGCAGTTCGGAAATCGACTGGCCAGCCATTTCAGcaggatttaaaatgaaattaaaataccCGTTTCTGGATCAACAAGCTGTTGATCATGCAAGCATTATACcctgtctctttttttaaatttttctttttgcagttcCTGGGATTGGAAGGTGGGTATACTGCTGGATTTTAGCACAAAACTAGGCTAATACTCCATAATTTCACCAGGGtctcaaattttatttattttattttttaaatatggaagTGGAAACTGAGTatgttaaaagaaaagaaataaagaaaaaacagcagacatgTATACATTAGTTAGAAAAATGAGAATTCCAAAACCCCATTTTCAATAGTTTTAAAAAGTAGAGTAGAAACAATCACTTTAGGGGGGAAGACAGAAAGTaagaaagaaatgagaaaagggggggggggggtggcaggtaAAATTGTAGGTAGAGTTCAGTGGAACATCTGGAGGAAATTCCACACCAGAACATTCAAACTGCCCCCGGGGGGAAAAGGGAGTGGCATCAGGTGAACGATTTAATTCTCTGTCACCTTGCCACCAAGTCACGCGCCAAAATCTGTCAATGCCCCCCTCGCCCGCGTCAGGTGAGACCGAGTCCGTGCCCCCCACCATCCACCCTGCTGGTTCAGCACGTGCACCTGAAACCCAGGTCCTCTGTATGCATGCCCTAACTCTTAAGTTTGGCCAAAATGGCACAGCCGAATCTAAAAGGGCACTGTGATAATCCCACCGCTTCTTCTAGCTTGGAGTCACAGCGCCACAACTTCCAcctttgaagaaagaaaaaaaaaatgcttcttgttcttcttattatttcattattttttaagccATTGGTCTCACAGACAGCCCATTGTAGTCTGCGGTCGAAGTACCACGTGCTGTCTGCACAGGTAGCGTTCAGAAGAGGTTTCACATTGAAACATGTGAGGGAAGGGGGAACACAAGTAGGCAAAAtagagatggggggtgggggggggggttcatatTTGCGTCAGTTTATTCACAGGGCTGCTAAATCTGACGTCCTgtctcacgcatacacacacatacaggcacgcacacacatacacatgtgtatgtacacacacacgcagatatacattcacatacaaacacacgaacgtacacacataaacacacacgtgcacacacaataATGTGTGCTCCTCATATACTGTTCTTGAGGCTCAGGGTCATAACAACTGGACCGGATTACGTTATCTGTGACACCGTGTCATTGACGGTTAACGGTGTATTTTTAGCGAGAGGTGGGCGGTGTGTGACTCGTTTCCAGCGTGTGCAATTGTAATTTATGCCCCGACCACTAGATGTCTCTTTCTGGCCTAAAATATTAACGAGCTATATTAACGTACAATCTGTGGCACAGGAGCAATGCCCTTTTAAAGCTACGGCGCTATTGTGTTGGAATTTTGAGAAGGTACCGGGGTAGATTTTCGACGAGGAAAGTCCCTTCCTTATTTTGAACAGTCGgctgttttaatataacaaagGAACACCAAGCGACCCGTGAAAGTTTGCTACAAATTTTTCCCGGTGGATCCTCGGGTCCTTAACTTAGGCTACAAGTTACCTATCGAAGTTATTGGTAATGGTAGTAGACCACGCTCACAGAAatcaaatgtaggctatatgagTTGAAAAATGCGATTAGTCACACGCAATTAATTCAAGTGTCAATCATACGCAGAACACCATACGTAGGCTACCATTTTCTTGCACCAGTCCATATTTTGTCACATGTACAGTGCGTCAGTCATGTTGCAGCAAAGAGGCGCCGACCAGTAGGCAGAAGCAAGGCATTTTCAATTTAAACGGCTAACCTTGTTCGGTAAAAATGTAACTGGGTTAAAGACCGTTTCGCCTTTTCCTCCAGAAACTAAGGTGATCCGATGTGTTACAAACGAGACAACATTTCAAGGGGTGCACGCGAGTGTGTTCCGGCGTCTACCTACCCCTGAGAACCAAAGAGTTGAATTCGCGTAAGATTATCAACAGTTTGCATGTATCCACGTTGGTTAGTTGGTGTTTGtcaattcaaataaatgtataattttgtaTCCCCTGGGGGTTAATGGCGTAAATATGTACGGGGTTGCTGATGCAAGATCGACTTTGCGCATTTCACCCACGCGCCGTCACACCGAGGTCCACGCAACGCGCTCCGTTCGTCTTGTCCCATTTTTTGTGTTAGACCGCTTGCGAAACTTATGCCAGGGAAAGAACGCGAAGCTACCCTTCCGCCGATGGTGCTCAGACATCTGAAGCGTTATGTTCTTTCCAGTCATTATTTAGGATTATTTCCAATTACCATGCATATCACCAAGTGTGATTTTATTTCCCTATGTCAGGTTAAGTTGTTTACAGCAAGCGCCCCCTAAATCAATCGCTCATTTCAGcgatttctgttcattttgccTCATACCAAACCCGCACCGAACAGATCGCCAAACTTTGATGAACACGAGCAAAACACAGCACTAACGTatacttctgttgtttttcttgagTGCTGTCAATATTTTGTTGACTCATCtaaatatgtaggctacattaaaaGAAATACGTTACTCAATAATCTAGAGTAACACTTAATGTAGATTGGTGTATAGTTCTGTTAATGTTCTAGACTTGAAATGACCGACACTGTAtgctgttttgcttttctgctAAATTGGCTCAAGTGATATAATCCGtgattgtttctattttttagTCTTAAATTGCAATGCCACAACAATGCATTGGGCTCTTATTATTTAACACACAAATATCAATCCCACAAAACTAAGAAAAATGCGtccaaagcagtttttaaatcGACAGTGCTCGTGCGTCTGGTGTGGAACATAATGAGAGAGAATAAATGTGAAGGATCTTGATTTCAGTGCAACAAGAATCCCTGGAACGTTACCTGGTAGCTTGAGGTAGAAATCGGGCTGCCGATTGTACTGCTTCCGCTAGTGAAGGACTCTGGTTGGGCTGGGGAAATGCTACTGCCTCGGGAGGACGTATCGTAGGTCCCAGAGTAGTCCTGGTACATGATCCAGGAAAGAGGGAGATTTCAGTTGAGGATATGAACTCCGGTGCGCTCACAACGTCTCCGTGCAAAGCTCAGCACTTCTGAGTTAACTGGCAATGGAATCCCTCTACGTTAGTCGAGAGTACCAAATGTTAATTCAAACgaaaatccaaaaaataaagTGTATAAAATATACGAA
This window of the Anguilla anguilla isolate fAngAng1 chromosome 1, fAngAng1.pri, whole genome shotgun sequence genome carries:
- the fosl2 gene encoding fos-related antigen 2 isoform X2, with amino-acid sequence MYQDYSGTYDTSSRGSSISPAQPESFTSGSSTIGSPISTSSYQKYRVEMPGSNSAFIPTINAITTSQDLQWMVQPTVITSMSNPYSRSHPYSLPVSGGAGLLGHTALARPGVIRSIGDARGRRKRDEQLTPEEEEKRRVRRERNKLAAAKCRNRRRELTEMLQGETEKLEEEKADLQKEIEVLQKEKDKLEFMLVAHNPVCKLPPDERHQGAHSQQCTPLSLSMRSGLVSRNALSSLNPVVVKQEPLEDDREPQRSVIKPICLGGMGGVYGSDGDSLNTPVVAASTPASTPSAASLIFTYPSMLEPESPSPSSESCSKAHRRSSSSGDQSSDSLNSPTLLAL
- the fosl2 gene encoding fos-related antigen 2 isoform X3 yields the protein MPGSNSAFIPTINAITTSQDLQWMVQPTVITSMSNPYSRSHPYSLPVSGGAGLLGHTALARPGVIRSIGDARGRRKRDEQVGTDKLTPEEEEKRRVRRERNKLAAAKCRNRRRELTEMLQGETEKLEEEKADLQKEIEVLQKEKDKLEFMLVAHNPVCKLPPDERHQGAHSQQCTPLSLSMRSGLVSRNALSSLNPVVVKQEPLEDDREPQRSVIKPICLGGMGGVYGSDGDSLNTPVVAASTPASTPSAASLIFTYPSMLEPESPSPSSESCSKAHRRSSSSGDQSSDSLNSPTLLAL
- the fosl2 gene encoding fos-related antigen 2 isoform X1; protein product: MYQDYSGTYDTSSRGSSISPAQPESFTSGSSTIGSPISTSSYQKYRVEMPGSNSAFIPTINAITTSQDLQWMVQPTVITSMSNPYSRSHPYSLPVSGGAGLLGHTALARPGVIRSIGDARGRRKRDEQVGTDKLTPEEEEKRRVRRERNKLAAAKCRNRRRELTEMLQGETEKLEEEKADLQKEIEVLQKEKDKLEFMLVAHNPVCKLPPDERHQGAHSQQCTPLSLSMRSGLVSRNALSSLNPVVVKQEPLEDDREPQRSVIKPICLGGMGGVYGSDGDSLNTPVVAASTPASTPSAASLIFTYPSMLEPESPSPSSESCSKAHRRSSSSGDQSSDSLNSPTLLAL